Proteins from one Dermacentor variabilis isolate Ectoservices chromosome 1, ASM5094787v1, whole genome shotgun sequence genomic window:
- the LOC142573624 gene encoding uncharacterized protein LOC142573624 → MNAKLFVMLGTLAVANAGVPLLGGESTQHRAQDDYGNYQFSYDIVDPLGATNGRWEVGDAYGNKRGGYTITDIDGRQRRVEYVADAYGFRVIVNTNEPGTAASAPAGAVFNSPYVNVIRGLALAKPVVAAAATAAVPVAHAYAPYAQRVPKVVLQAPAVLAAPPLAGHYGAYAPSFHGQFGRRIGAARNFYNYYKKR, encoded by the exons CTGTTCGTGATGCTCGGAACGCTCGCCGTGGCGAACGCCGGCGTTCCACTGCTGGGAGGTGAAAGCACGCAGCACAGAGCTCAGGAC GATTATGGCAACTACCAGTTCAGCTACGACATCGTCGACCCACTTGGCGCCACCAACGGCCGCTGGGAGGTAGGGGATGCATACGGCAACAAGCGCGGAGGCTACACCATCACCGACATCGACGGCCGCCAGCGGCGCGTCGAGTACGTGGCCGACGCGTACGGATTCCGCGTCATCGTCAACACCAACGAGCCCGGTACGGCGGCCAGCGCGCCGGCCGGCGCCGTCTTCAACTCGCCTTACGTGAACGTAATACGGGGCCTGGCACTGGCGAAGCCCGTGGTCGCCGCGGCCGCGACGGCTGCCGTGCCGGTGGCCCACGCGTACGCGCCGTATGCGCAGCGCGTTCCCAAGGTCGTGCTGCAGGCGCCTGCAGTGCTGGCCGCACCGCCGCTGGCCGGCCATTACGGGGCATACGCTCCTTCCTTCCACGGACAGTTCGGACGGCGCATCGGGGCGGCGCGAAACTTCTACAACTATTACAAAAAGCGCTGA